The following are encoded together in the Streptomyces flavofungini genome:
- a CDS encoding condensation domain-containing protein, which produces MSGGAQPRTARRQGEAHGPHEPATGQGGLHDSRADRAHLAHDDTDAPARGPRDTDIAIVGMAVRFPGADDLDAFRANLRAGHDGVRTMPAARAAATGLDPAADYLPMGYLDDIHTFDHAFFGLTRHEAGLIDPQHRLALTLAHQAIEDAGQSTQELRGRSTAVVFSAASSGYGKRLDLSDVVGSLGNAPFGLPSRIAHTLGLDGPCYSLDSGCNGSLLAVRLACRELAAGDAEYALAGGVSLRPDGVTREQVGGFAEIASSTDRCRSFDATADGTVAGEGGAALLLTTLARARAARLPVHAVIRGIAARHNGGAAATISAPSASAHATVIRQAWRTAGADLARAGYLEAHGSGTRLGDAVELEGLTEVFRGRARPLPVGAVKSNIGHLDGAAGVASLVKAVLSVRDGELYPSLHFTEPPPGVDLRAASLEMIGETRPWEDDERIAGVSSFSLGGGNAHCVVQAPPRTPAPGTAEPRTPRLVGVSARTRADLARLCADLAVALHGDTRHLDDIADTLNRGRTHYQHRVGLTADSTGALALNLAAQATWLAAGPEEHTSIAPSRGDRPQVVLLLSPDAPAPFPLPTEPPELPDRLPADGAAAEILSSQLAAVDELRRCGVRPDVVIGAGVSRYLARYLRAELTPADTADLAAGTVPGPLDATRFAEVAADLLDQGPAVFIDVSPGGSLGSLTRARFGADPRARCHIVDADDRGLLGVLGALYEAGVDPDWSAVGPAAPRHSRARLPGHPLRPTPCWLPPRDASAAPPAPAPTPKTEDGTGRAAEPDGGPDTLDWLCATLGELLGIPVPDPESDFFELRGNSLVALQVINRVEERSGVRHRLLDLYEHPRIEDFARFIGEFPDSPARREAAPAPAGTPGSHAAPTTTEPAPSPRPAAPTERPELVVRDEMTMSFGQERMWFHHQIEPGTTLYNQPTVRRVDGPLDVDALRGMWHDLALRHEPLRCNFVDVDGAPQLRVRPDPGDFFTFADVSDAPDPESSARELVARAARHRFDVAREPLLRVLLVRLAPERHVMQYTTHHAVSDGGTPRVLRRELPELYAARREGRKARLPALPVRYRDYALWQRELLAGAALDHELAYWKKTLRDAPRVELPLDRPRPARKSYTGDMVPFTVEAPVVRGLRALAAEESVTLFVVLLAGFNLLLARLTGQRDLVVGTPTSGRNHPALQDLIGYFNSTVALRCAVPPQAGLGDFLRRTRATVLDAMDHQEVPFDRVVSALGAQREAGRDPVVDVSFVHQEVPVFTLADGSRGGLFDERENVVTLVEGMPADTSKLDLTLVTSVREGRADVTAGLEYSTELFTAETAAGFISAYQDVLRALAFTHDPAQPIAALLDTPDSAAREAFDAAARSTSDVLRQDPSGTPRRDADSHLEGPR; this is translated from the coding sequence ATGAGCGGGGGAGCACAGCCGCGTACCGCGAGACGGCAGGGCGAGGCGCACGGGCCCCATGAACCGGCCACGGGCCAGGGCGGCCTCCACGACTCTCGGGCGGACCGGGCCCACCTGGCCCACGACGACACGGACGCCCCGGCGAGGGGCCCACGCGACACCGACATCGCCATCGTGGGCATGGCCGTGCGCTTTCCGGGCGCCGACGACCTGGACGCCTTCCGCGCCAACCTCCGGGCCGGTCATGACGGCGTGCGCACCATGCCCGCGGCGCGCGCCGCGGCGACCGGACTCGACCCGGCGGCGGACTACCTGCCCATGGGGTACCTGGACGACATCCACACCTTCGACCACGCGTTCTTCGGACTCACCCGGCACGAGGCCGGGCTGATCGACCCCCAGCACCGTCTCGCGCTGACCTTGGCCCACCAGGCGATCGAAGACGCCGGCCAGAGCACACAAGAACTGCGCGGCCGGTCCACCGCCGTGGTCTTCAGTGCCGCGTCCTCCGGCTACGGGAAGCGCCTCGACCTGTCCGACGTCGTCGGTTCCCTGGGCAACGCGCCCTTCGGCCTGCCCTCCCGGATCGCGCACACCCTCGGCCTCGACGGCCCCTGCTACTCCCTCGACAGCGGCTGCAACGGGTCGCTGCTCGCCGTCCGGCTCGCGTGCCGCGAACTGGCCGCGGGCGACGCCGAGTACGCGCTCGCCGGAGGCGTGAGCCTACGGCCCGACGGTGTCACGCGCGAGCAGGTCGGCGGCTTCGCCGAGATCGCGTCGAGCACCGACCGCTGCCGGTCGTTCGACGCGACGGCCGACGGCACCGTCGCGGGCGAGGGCGGGGCGGCCCTGCTCCTGACGACGCTGGCCCGCGCCCGGGCCGCGCGCCTGCCGGTGCACGCCGTGATCCGCGGGATCGCGGCCCGCCACAACGGCGGCGCCGCCGCGACGATCAGCGCGCCCAGCGCGTCGGCGCACGCCACCGTCATCCGGCAGGCGTGGCGGACGGCGGGCGCGGACCTTGCCCGCGCGGGGTACCTGGAGGCCCACGGGTCGGGGACCAGGCTCGGGGACGCGGTGGAGCTGGAAGGTCTCACCGAGGTCTTCCGGGGCCGCGCGCGACCGCTGCCCGTCGGGGCGGTGAAGTCCAACATCGGTCACCTCGACGGCGCGGCCGGAGTGGCGAGCCTGGTCAAGGCCGTCCTGAGCGTGCGCGACGGCGAGCTCTACCCCTCGCTGCACTTCACCGAACCACCGCCCGGGGTCGACCTGCGGGCCGCCTCACTGGAGATGATCGGCGAGACGCGTCCGTGGGAGGACGACGAACGTATCGCGGGGGTCAGCTCCTTCAGCCTCGGCGGCGGCAACGCGCACTGCGTCGTCCAGGCTCCGCCCCGTACGCCCGCGCCCGGCACGGCGGAACCGCGGACCCCGCGGCTCGTCGGCGTATCGGCCCGCACCCGCGCGGACTTGGCGCGGCTGTGCGCCGACCTCGCCGTGGCCCTCCACGGCGACACGCGGCACCTGGACGACATCGCCGACACCCTCAACCGGGGCCGCACCCACTATCAGCACCGCGTCGGCCTGACCGCTGACTCGACCGGCGCGCTCGCCCTGAACCTGGCCGCGCAGGCGACCTGGCTCGCCGCCGGTCCTGAGGAGCACACGTCCATCGCACCGTCCCGGGGCGACCGCCCCCAGGTGGTGCTGCTGCTCTCCCCTGACGCCCCGGCACCCTTTCCCCTGCCGACCGAGCCGCCGGAGCTGCCGGACCGGCTCCCGGCCGACGGTGCCGCCGCCGAGATCCTCTCCAGCCAACTGGCCGCCGTCGACGAACTGCGGCGCTGCGGCGTCCGCCCGGACGTGGTCATCGGCGCGGGCGTCTCCCGCTATCTGGCCCGCTACTTGCGCGCCGAACTCACACCTGCCGACACCGCCGACCTCGCCGCGGGCACGGTCCCCGGCCCGCTGGACGCCACCCGCTTCGCCGAGGTGGCCGCCGACCTGCTCGACCAGGGACCCGCCGTCTTCATCGACGTCTCCCCCGGCGGGTCCCTGGGCTCCCTGACGCGTGCCCGGTTCGGCGCCGATCCGCGTGCCCGCTGCCACATCGTCGACGCCGACGACCGCGGTCTGCTGGGGGTCCTCGGCGCGCTGTACGAAGCCGGGGTGGACCCGGACTGGTCCGCGGTCGGCCCGGCCGCACCCCGGCACAGCCGCGCCCGGCTCCCGGGGCACCCGTTGCGGCCGACGCCGTGCTGGCTGCCGCCTCGGGACGCGAGCGCGGCGCCGCCCGCACCGGCGCCGACGCCGAAGACCGAGGACGGCACCGGCCGTGCCGCGGAGCCGGACGGCGGCCCCGACACGCTCGACTGGCTCTGCGCGACCCTCGGCGAACTCCTGGGGATACCGGTCCCCGACCCCGAGAGCGACTTCTTCGAGCTGCGGGGCAACTCGCTCGTCGCGCTTCAGGTCATCAACCGCGTCGAGGAGAGGTCCGGGGTCCGGCATCGGCTCCTCGACCTCTACGAACACCCGCGGATCGAGGACTTCGCCCGGTTCATCGGGGAGTTCCCGGATTCGCCCGCCCGCCGCGAGGCGGCCCCTGCCCCCGCCGGGACACCCGGCAGCCACGCCGCTCCCACCACCACAGAGCCCGCTCCCTCCCCGCGGCCCGCCGCACCGACCGAACGGCCCGAACTGGTCGTCCGCGACGAGATGACCATGTCCTTCGGTCAGGAGCGCATGTGGTTCCACCACCAGATCGAGCCGGGCACCACCCTCTACAACCAGCCGACGGTCCGACGTGTCGACGGTCCGCTGGACGTGGACGCGCTGCGCGGCATGTGGCACGACCTCGCCCTGAGGCACGAGCCGCTGCGGTGCAATTTCGTCGACGTCGACGGAGCTCCGCAACTGCGGGTCCGCCCCGACCCCGGCGACTTCTTCACCTTCGCCGACGTCTCCGACGCCCCCGACCCCGAGTCGTCCGCCAGGGAGCTCGTCGCACGGGCCGCGCGGCACCGCTTCGACGTCGCCCGGGAACCGCTGCTGCGGGTCCTGCTGGTGCGGCTCGCGCCCGAACGGCACGTGATGCAGTACACGACGCACCACGCAGTGAGCGACGGCGGCACCCCGCGTGTCCTGCGCCGGGAACTGCCCGAGCTGTACGCGGCACGGCGCGAGGGGCGCAAGGCCCGGCTGCCCGCCCTGCCCGTGCGCTACCGGGACTACGCGCTCTGGCAGCGCGAGTTGCTCGCCGGTGCCGCGCTCGACCACGAACTCGCGTACTGGAAGAAGACCTTGCGCGACGCGCCGCGCGTCGAGCTGCCTCTCGACCGTCCGCGCCCGGCTCGCAAGTCGTACACCGGCGACATGGTGCCGTTCACCGTCGAGGCCCCGGTGGTGCGGGGGCTGCGGGCGCTGGCGGCCGAGGAGTCGGTGACGCTCTTCGTGGTGCTCCTGGCCGGGTTCAACCTGCTGCTCGCGCGGCTCACCGGACAGCGGGACCTGGTCGTCGGCACGCCGACGTCCGGCCGCAACCACCCGGCGCTCCAGGACCTGATCGGCTACTTCAACAGCACGGTCGCGCTGCGTTGCGCCGTGCCGCCCCAGGCCGGTCTCGGTGACTTCCTGCGCCGGACGCGGGCGACGGTGCTCGACGCCATGGACCACCAGGAGGTTCCCTTCGACCGGGTGGTGAGCGCGCTGGGAGCCCAGCGCGAGGCCGGTCGCGACCCCGTCGTCGACGTGTCGTTCGTCCACCAGGAGGTGCCCGTCTTCACGCTGGCCGACGGCAGCCGGGGCGGGCTCTTCGACGAGCGGGAGAACGTCGTCACCCTCGTCGAGGGCATGCCCGCCGACACCTCCAAGCTCGACCTGACCCTGGTCACCAGCGTCAGGGAGGGCCGGGCGGACGTGACCGCGGGCCTGGAGTACAGCACCGAGCTGTTCACCGCCGAGACCGCCGCCGGCTTCATCAGCGCCTACCAGGACGTGCTGCGGGCCCTCGCGTTCACGCACGACCCCGCGCAGCCGATAGCCGCGCTGCTCGACACCCCGGACAGCGCCGCGCGGGAAGCCTTCGACGCCGCCGCGCGGAGCACCTCCGACGTTCTTCGGCAAGACCCCTCCGGCACGCCGCGCCGAGACGCCGACTCACACCTGGAAGGACCACGATGA